One genomic region from Syntrophomonadaceae bacterium encodes:
- the cas7c gene encoding type I-C CRISPR-associated protein Cas7/Csd2, whose translation MNNSIQKRYDFVFFFDVKDGNPNGDPDAGNLPRVDAETGHGLVTDVCIKRKIRNYIGLKKDGQPPYGIFIKEKSVLNDTIEQAYISLKIDLQETPADPEDGKKRNKKGQGQGKEIDQAKQFLCQNFYDIRTFGAVLSTGANAGQVRGPVQFTFARSVDPIVSLEHSITRMAVTTKTEAEEQGGDNRTMGRKFTIPYGLYRAHGFISAPFANQTGFSQGDLELLWEALENMFEHDRSAARGLMGTRKLIIFEHTSKMGDAPVQKLFEAVTIKRKNESKPARDFSDYSISVNKDKIPEAVSIIEI comes from the coding sequence ATGAATAATTCTATCCAGAAGCGCTATGATTTTGTGTTTTTCTTTGATGTAAAAGACGGTAATCCTAATGGGGACCCGGATGCTGGAAATTTGCCCCGCGTGGATGCCGAAACAGGACACGGGCTAGTTACAGATGTTTGCATAAAAAGGAAGATAAGAAATTATATCGGTCTAAAAAAAGATGGGCAGCCGCCTTATGGTATTTTTATTAAAGAAAAATCGGTTTTAAATGACACCATCGAGCAGGCATACATTAGCCTGAAGATTGATTTGCAAGAAACTCCTGCCGATCCGGAAGATGGCAAAAAAAGAAATAAGAAAGGACAAGGACAAGGCAAGGAAATTGATCAAGCAAAGCAGTTTTTATGCCAGAATTTTTATGACATTAGAACGTTTGGAGCCGTCTTGTCAACAGGTGCCAATGCAGGGCAGGTGCGCGGCCCGGTGCAGTTTACATTTGCGCGTTCGGTAGACCCTATTGTATCCCTTGAGCACAGCATAACCCGCATGGCAGTTACAACAAAAACCGAAGCAGAAGAGCAGGGTGGGGATAACCGCACGATGGGCAGGAAGTTTACCATTCCTTACGGGCTCTATCGCGCACACGGATTTATTTCAGCGCCTTTTGCTAATCAGACCGGCTTTTCTCAGGGAGATTTAGAGCTTCTCTGGGAGGCGCTTGAAAACATGTTTGAGCATGACCGTTCTGCTGCTCGCGGGTTGATGGGAACCAGAAAACTGATTATCTTTGAACATACTTCTAAAATGGGTGACGCACCGGTACAGAAACTTTTTGAGGCAGTTACTATAAAGCGAAAAAATGAAAGTAAGCCGGCAAGAGATTTCAGTGATTACTCGATTTCTGTGAATAAAGATAAGATACCAGAAGCTGTGTCAATTATTGAGATATAA
- the cas1c gene encoding type I-C CRISPR-associated endonuclease Cas1: MRKMLNVLYVTNTEAYLAKDGENLVVRVQEDEIFRTPIHYLEGIVTFGHLGASPALLGMCVEKGVAVSFLTGSGRHMATVHGSPKGNVLLRRKQYRLADSEPASANLASMFIIGKIANCRTVLRRYISDFGEKAETGEIEEAIKIMARNVLRLGKEPGLDEVRGIEGETARHYFSVLDRLIVSQKDHFYMRQRSRRPPLDNMNALLSFLYSMLLHETRAALESVGLDPYVGFLHRDRPGRAGLALDLMEEFRPYMADRLALSLINRRQVKGDDFIKKEPGGVIMKDTARKTVIEAWQNRKREEITHPFLEEKIPVGLMPYAQALLLARHLRGDLDSYPPFIWK; this comes from the coding sequence ATGAGGAAAATGCTGAATGTTCTATACGTTACCAACACCGAGGCCTATTTGGCAAAAGACGGCGAAAACCTTGTAGTGAGGGTGCAGGAGGATGAGATTTTCCGGACCCCTATTCACTACCTGGAGGGAATAGTAACCTTCGGCCATTTGGGTGCCAGCCCGGCGCTTTTAGGGATGTGTGTTGAAAAAGGGGTTGCCGTCAGCTTCCTCACCGGCAGCGGCAGACATATGGCCACCGTACACGGCTCACCCAAGGGGAATGTGCTGTTAAGGAGAAAACAATACCGGTTGGCCGATTCCGAGCCGGCTTCAGCAAATCTGGCCTCAATGTTCATAATAGGCAAAATCGCCAATTGCAGAACAGTATTAAGGCGGTATATAAGTGATTTTGGTGAGAAAGCTGAAACCGGGGAGATAGAGGAAGCAATCAAGATAATGGCCCGGAATGTCCTTCGTCTGGGAAAAGAGCCAGGGCTGGACGAGGTGAGGGGAATAGAAGGTGAAACAGCCAGACATTATTTTTCCGTGCTGGACAGGCTGATTGTGAGCCAGAAGGATCATTTCTACATGCGCCAGAGAAGCCGGCGGCCTCCTCTGGACAATATGAACGCTTTGCTATCATTTCTTTACAGCATGCTTTTGCATGAAACCAGAGCGGCGCTGGAGTCGGTGGGCCTGGATCCATACGTGGGATTTCTCCACCGGGACCGGCCGGGCAGGGCCGGTCTGGCACTTGACCTGATGGAGGAGTTCCGGCCTTACATGGCGGACAGGCTGGCGCTGAGTCTGATCAACAGGCGGCAAGTTAAAGGAGACGATTTTATCAAGAAAGAACCGGGTGGAGTGATAATGAAAGACACTGCCAGAAAGACAGTAATTGAAGCCTGGCAAAACAGGAAAAGAGAAGAAATAACCCACCCGTTTCTGGAGGAAAAAATTCCTGTGGGACTTATGCCGTATGCCCAGGCTTTGCTATTGGCCAGGCATTTGAGGGGAGATTTGGATAGTTATCCCCCTTTTATCTGGAAGTAA
- the cas2 gene encoding CRISPR-associated endonuclease Cas2 encodes MMVLITYDVNTTTEAGKKRLRHVAKQCVNHGQRVQNSVFECLLEPAQFAALKNRLEGIIDPEKDSLRYYFLGSNWKRRVEHVGAKQAFDPEGTMIV; translated from the coding sequence ATGATGGTGCTTATCACATATGACGTAAATACTACCACTGAGGCAGGTAAAAAAAGGCTGCGCCATGTGGCCAAACAATGTGTTAACCACGGCCAGCGGGTGCAAAACTCTGTTTTTGAATGCCTGCTGGAACCGGCCCAGTTTGCTGCGCTGAAAAACAGGCTTGAGGGGATTATCGATCCTGAGAAAGATAGCTTGCGTTATTATTTTCTCGGCAGCAACTGGAAGAGAAGGGTCGAGCATGTGGGGGCGAAACAGGCCTTCGACCCTGAAGGGACGATGATTGTATGA
- a CDS encoding CRISPR-associated endonuclease Cas3'', with the protein MSGKFIAHVRKNDDGTWAPPHMLLDHLEKTALIAEKNAAKFQSGSWGKAAGAFHDTGKARLVWYGYIQRKSGYYDEEAHLENKSGKVLHAIHGAKLAEELFGKVIGRFLAYTIAGHHAGLPDWSSSEGAGQSSLQFQASQVKDLKDIDNLIRDRIMSSKPEHPPWKFAHGLDLSLWIRMLFSCLVDADFLDTEAYMDPERTAARGGYCSMAELLERLNRYNKRLEETSADTSVNKIRRDVRAKCVQMAKEPQGIFSLSVPTGGGKTLSSLAFGLEHAVHHGLDRIIYVIPYTSIIEQNADVFRLAVGEDQIVEHHSSLDEDDSTVKSRLASENWDAPVIVTTTVQFFESLFAAKSSRCRKLHNIARSVVILDEAQLVPVEYLKPILETMQLLTDHYHVSFVISTATQPAFKDRFVDGKQFTGLKKITEIMGDNVGALYDSLKRVNVQLPEDIHAVTTWDEIAEDLIQHEQVLCIVSDRKSCRELYRLMPEGTFHLSALMCGQHRSEIIEKIKQKLKNKEEVRVISTQLVEAGVDFDFPVVYRVFAGLDSIAQAAGRCNREGKLPGLGKVVIFNAPRKAPPGILRKAADTTRGIFSTQCDDPLNYNLFEKFFAELYWRANSLDLKEIISLLNPEKSECSIFFRTAAERFRIIDDSMQKTVLVSYGEGKSLIDLLKSEGPKRWLLRKLQRYTVNIYDYDFKEMRKRGAVEEVQPNIYAVVTDFDYSAEVGLLVSDTDYNPEQFIL; encoded by the coding sequence ATGAGTGGTAAATTCATTGCGCACGTAAGAAAAAATGATGACGGCACCTGGGCGCCGCCCCATATGCTATTGGATCATTTAGAAAAAACCGCTTTAATTGCAGAAAAAAACGCTGCCAAATTCCAATCCGGCTCATGGGGAAAAGCCGCCGGGGCGTTCCATGATACAGGAAAAGCCAGGTTGGTGTGGTATGGTTATATTCAGCGCAAAAGCGGCTATTATGATGAAGAAGCTCATCTTGAGAATAAATCCGGAAAGGTCCTTCATGCCATTCATGGTGCCAAACTAGCCGAGGAATTGTTTGGTAAAGTGATAGGGAGGTTTTTGGCCTATACTATTGCAGGACACCACGCGGGTCTGCCGGATTGGTCCAGTTCCGAGGGCGCCGGACAATCCTCGCTGCAGTTTCAGGCTTCACAAGTCAAAGATTTGAAAGATATCGATAATCTGATTAGAGACAGAATAATGTCATCAAAACCAGAGCATCCACCATGGAAATTTGCCCATGGTTTGGATTTGTCTTTATGGATTAGGATGCTGTTTTCGTGTCTTGTGGATGCAGATTTCTTAGACACAGAAGCATACATGGACCCTGAACGGACGGCTGCCAGGGGTGGTTATTGTTCTATGGCGGAACTCCTTGAGCGGCTTAACAGGTATAATAAGCGATTGGAAGAAACATCAGCAGATACATCGGTAAATAAAATCAGAAGAGATGTTCGGGCAAAGTGTGTCCAGATGGCAAAAGAGCCTCAAGGCATCTTTTCTCTTTCAGTGCCTACAGGCGGAGGAAAAACACTGTCAAGCCTTGCATTTGGCCTTGAACACGCAGTGCATCACGGTCTGGACCGCATTATTTACGTAATCCCTTATACCAGCATTATTGAGCAAAATGCAGATGTATTCCGTTTGGCAGTTGGGGAAGACCAGATTGTGGAGCATCATTCAAGTTTGGATGAAGATGACTCTACGGTGAAATCTCGCCTGGCCTCGGAAAATTGGGATGCCCCGGTTATTGTCACTACTACAGTGCAGTTTTTTGAGTCTCTTTTTGCCGCAAAATCCAGCCGGTGCCGCAAGCTGCACAATATTGCGCGATCGGTGGTCATTTTGGATGAAGCACAGTTAGTCCCGGTTGAATATTTAAAGCCGATATTAGAAACAATGCAGCTTCTTACTGACCATTATCATGTAAGTTTTGTAATTTCAACCGCAACTCAGCCGGCATTTAAAGACCGTTTTGTGGATGGAAAACAGTTTACAGGTTTGAAAAAAATCACCGAGATAATGGGTGATAATGTGGGGGCACTGTATGATTCTTTAAAACGGGTAAATGTTCAACTGCCTGAAGACATTCATGCCGTAACTACATGGGATGAAATTGCGGAAGATCTGATTCAGCACGAACAGGTTCTGTGTATCGTTTCCGATCGGAAAAGTTGCCGTGAGCTATATCGTTTGATGCCTGAGGGGACATTTCATTTGTCAGCCCTAATGTGCGGCCAGCACCGCAGTGAAATTATTGAAAAAATAAAGCAGAAGCTGAAAAACAAAGAAGAGGTCCGGGTTATCAGTACCCAACTGGTAGAGGCCGGTGTTGACTTTGATTTTCCTGTTGTCTACAGAGTGTTTGCCGGTCTTGACTCTATTGCCCAGGCTGCCGGCCGTTGCAACAGAGAAGGAAAATTGCCCGGATTGGGCAAGGTTGTTATTTTCAACGCACCCAGAAAAGCTCCTCCAGGTATCCTCCGAAAGGCGGCAGACACTACCCGCGGCATTTTTTCAACTCAATGTGATGACCCGCTAAATTATAACCTATTTGAGAAATTTTTTGCGGAATTGTACTGGAGAGCCAATTCGTTGGATTTAAAAGAGATAATTTCTTTGCTGAACCCGGAGAAGTCCGAATGCAGCATTTTTTTTCGGACAGCCGCAGAAAGATTCCGGATCATTGACGACTCTATGCAAAAAACGGTTTTGGTCAGTTACGGCGAAGGCAAAAGTTTGATTGATTTATTAAAATCAGAGGGGCCAAAACGGTGGTTATTACGAAAACTTCAGAGATACACAGTAAATATATATGATTACGATTTCAAAGAAATGCGTAAGCGGGGCGCTGTTGAAGAAGTGCAACCAAATATTTATGCCGTTGTAACCGACTTTGATTATTCGGCAGAGGTTGGGCTTCTCGTCAGCGACACTGATTATAACCCGGAACAATTTATTTTATAA
- a CDS encoding transposase domain-containing protein, with product FANTPHGAKASATIYSIVETAKENGLNPFTYLIYLFEQMPNMDVKDRDALDKLLPWSNSLPARCRIRKISDEMPAS from the coding sequence TTTGCGAATACGCCTCATGGTGCGAAGGCCAGCGCCACGATTTATAGCATCGTCGAAACGGCCAAGGAAAATGGCTTAAACCCCTTCACCTACCTGATCTACTTGTTCGAACAGATGCCTAATATGGATGTCAAAGATCGAGATGCCTTAGACAAACTGCTTCCATGGTCCAACAGCTTGCCGGCCAGGTGCCGGATCAGGAAAATAAGTGACGAAATGCCCGCCTCCTAA
- the cas8c gene encoding type I-C CRISPR-associated protein Cas8c/Csd1, whose protein sequence is MQALKEYYDRKIADTESEIAPEGFERKELQFLIIINDKGEFINIEDTREKIGNKLVAKTFLLPRSKVRSGSRSYETTFLLWDHIGYLLGLPVEDEKSAKQHHTWLNELKNLPDELLEDVGVNAVVQFYEKGGVAKAIASPCIQECLKSTQRNMSFQVVSDVPVPCRKKVQEFVSRNLDSLNKNEEDEGSDSSIRTGICLVTGEFGVIARIHGNTPINKDSKSLVGIQRNSGYDSYGKEQGYNAPVIKSSEFAYVTALNTLLKSRSQRLLIGDTSTVFWSAKESSFESDFSSFFKEPEKDNPDEGARKVKALFESVNSGAYYEDDGKTRFYVLGLAPNAARISVRFWQVGTISEFATRIKQYFEDFVIVKPPKEPEYYSIWRILVNIATQDKTENIPPNLAGDFMKSILNGTPYPATLLQAALRRIRSDTESRVKPIRAALIKAYLNRYHRFNQDINQKEMSVELDISQPSTGYQLGRLFAVLEKIQEEANPGINATIRERFYGAACTTPVTVFTNLFRLKNYHLAKIENKGRVVNFERLLGEIMSNLKDFPAHLELHEQGRFAIGYYHQRQKFFAKKEE, encoded by the coding sequence TTGCAGGCGTTAAAAGAGTATTACGACAGGAAAATCGCCGACACTGAAAGCGAAATTGCCCCGGAGGGTTTTGAAAGAAAAGAGTTGCAGTTTCTAATAATTATTAATGATAAGGGTGAATTCATCAATATCGAAGATACGAGAGAAAAAATTGGAAACAAGCTGGTTGCCAAAACATTTTTGCTTCCGAGGTCAAAAGTCAGATCGGGTAGCAGGAGTTACGAAACCACTTTTTTGCTGTGGGACCATATCGGATATTTATTGGGACTTCCTGTTGAAGATGAGAAATCAGCAAAGCAGCATCATACTTGGCTTAATGAACTAAAAAATCTTCCCGACGAATTGCTGGAAGATGTTGGTGTGAATGCTGTTGTTCAGTTTTATGAAAAAGGGGGTGTGGCAAAGGCTATTGCAAGTCCATGTATTCAAGAATGCTTAAAATCGACTCAACGCAACATGTCCTTTCAGGTAGTATCAGATGTTCCAGTGCCATGTCGAAAAAAAGTACAGGAATTTGTCAGCCGCAATTTAGACTCATTAAATAAAAATGAAGAAGATGAGGGATCAGATAGCAGTATAAGAACAGGCATTTGTTTAGTTACTGGTGAATTTGGCGTAATCGCAAGAATACATGGTAACACACCAATCAACAAAGATTCAAAGAGCCTGGTAGGGATTCAAAGGAATAGCGGATACGACTCATATGGAAAAGAACAGGGCTATAATGCTCCGGTGATAAAGTCATCTGAATTTGCTTATGTGACAGCATTAAATACCTTGCTCAAATCAAGATCTCAGCGTCTTTTGATCGGTGATACCTCAACTGTTTTCTGGTCTGCAAAAGAATCATCTTTTGAGTCAGATTTTTCATCATTTTTTAAGGAGCCTGAAAAAGATAATCCCGATGAAGGAGCGAGAAAAGTAAAGGCACTTTTCGAATCGGTGAATAGCGGCGCTTATTATGAAGATGACGGCAAGACCAGATTTTATGTCTTAGGGCTTGCCCCAAATGCGGCCCGGATTTCTGTCCGGTTTTGGCAAGTTGGCACAATCTCTGAGTTTGCAACCCGGATCAAGCAGTATTTTGAAGATTTTGTCATAGTTAAACCGCCAAAAGAGCCGGAGTACTACTCGATTTGGCGTATTCTGGTAAATATCGCCACCCAGGACAAAACCGAGAATATCCCTCCAAATCTGGCGGGCGATTTCATGAAGTCTATCCTAAACGGCACCCCTTATCCGGCAACGTTACTTCAGGCAGCGCTTCGGCGCATTCGCAGCGATACAGAGAGCAGGGTCAAGCCAATTAGAGCGGCACTGATTAAGGCTTATTTAAACCGTTACCATAGGTTTAATCAAGATATAAATCAAAAGGAGATGAGTGTGGAATTGGATATTTCTCAACCTTCTACAGGGTATCAACTTGGGAGATTGTTTGCTGTGCTTGAAAAGATTCAGGAGGAGGCTAATCCGGGTATTAACGCCACTATCCGGGAACGTTTTTACGGTGCCGCATGTACAACCCCGGTAACCGTATTCACTAATTTGTTTCGTTTAAAGAACTACCATCTGGCAAAAATTGAAAACAAGGGCAGAGTAGTCAATTTTGAGCGGCTGTTGGGTGAGATTATGAGCAATCTTAAAGATTTTCCTGCACATCTTGAATTGCATGAACAAGGGAGGTTTGCTATCGGATACTACCATCAAAGGCAGAAATTTTTTGCTAAAAAAGAAGAATAA
- the cas5c gene encoding type I-C CRISPR-associated protein Cas5, producing the protein MRDWCLEVWGDYACFTRPEMKVERVSYDVMTPSAARAIFEAILWKPAIRWNITRIEVLNPVRWISVRRNEVGKTVPGPTAKQLSGERDEPMGIFIEDARQQRAGLFLRDVRYRIRGYFDFIPLEKRKSNRSVSTEFWADGHETAMITRMDETEAKYAAMFERRAKKGQCFHRPYLGCREFACDFKLVDSKAEPALLIDETRDLGFMLYDMDYEQNENDPVPKFFRAIIDNGAINTDRREIEVRG; encoded by the coding sequence ATGCGAGATTGGTGTTTGGAAGTATGGGGTGATTACGCCTGTTTTACACGTCCGGAAATGAAAGTAGAGCGAGTGAGTTACGATGTGATGACCCCATCGGCGGCCAGGGCTATTTTTGAGGCCATTTTATGGAAACCGGCCATCCGTTGGAATATAACAAGAATTGAAGTCCTAAATCCGGTCAGATGGATATCCGTTCGCCGCAATGAAGTAGGGAAAACGGTGCCTGGTCCCACAGCTAAACAACTTTCAGGGGAACGCGATGAGCCGATGGGTATTTTTATTGAAGATGCGCGTCAACAACGGGCAGGGCTTTTTTTAAGGGATGTCAGGTATCGGATTCGCGGTTATTTTGATTTTATTCCACTGGAAAAAAGAAAATCAAACCGCTCTGTTTCAACTGAATTCTGGGCGGACGGACATGAAACGGCAATGATAACCCGGATGGATGAAACTGAAGCAAAATATGCGGCAATGTTTGAGCGGCGGGCAAAAAAAGGCCAGTGCTTTCATCGTCCATATTTAGGCTGCCGGGAATTCGCGTGTGATTTCAAGCTGGTGGATTCAAAAGCTGAACCGGCACTCTTGATTGACGAAACGCGTGATTTGGGGTTCATGTTGTACGATATGGACTATGAACAAAATGAAAATGACCCGGTACCGAAGTTTTTTAGGGCGATTATCGATAATGGCGCAATAAATACAGATCGTAGGGAAATTGAGGTGAGAGGATGA